The genomic interval GCTTTTCCGCCGGCCGAAGTGTGGATCGGTAGTCTCACTCCTGTGAACGTATCTGTCTCAACGGTTTCGTCCCCTTTGGCGATGTAGACGTGTGCCGAGTAGCCGTGATCGAACACACAGAGGCTCACCTTGTCCTCGAACTCGTCGGCGAGCTGGTCGACCTTCGGTTTTGCGTACTGATACAGCCGCGTCTGGCTTCGGCGGTGTCCGCCGTCTTCGAGAAATCGATAGCCGATGTCGTACTTCTGCTCACGGCGAACCACGTACTCACAGTCGTGGAGCGTCTTGAGATGGCTGTGGACCGTACTCACCGGGATGTCTAACTGTCTGGCGAGTTCGGAGACGCCGACCGCCCCGTCGGCTTCCCGTATCTCGCTGACGACCTCGAAAGCCGTTTGAACCGCCTTTATCTCGCTGTTTTCAGTCATATTCCCTGTTCATGTCTTCCGGGTGTATAAATCTTTCAATGATGATGGATTGTACGACTCAGGCTGTCTACAGCGGCTGTGGAGGCAGTTCTCAGATCCATTCTCCGTGACACGGACTCTCACAGGCCTCTTTAACGATCTTCCGTCTCAAAAACAGCTCATTACGGTCTCTACAGCCTGTTCTATACGGCGTTCACTATCGCGGGACTCTCCTTCCTGCTTCGAGTTCTATATCGGGTTATTTGCCGATATTTAGGACCTAGTGACTGAATGAGAAAGTTTTCTAAATACATGGGGTAGAATTATAGCAACGAGGTCTGTCTACGATACCAGTCATACCGACGCAGTATTGCGGTTTTCCGATGACAAAGTTCCATTTCTGTCGGCCATTACCATCATATTGTATCCGACAGCGTCGGATCTATTTTGTCTACACCCCTGCTTTGTTTATATACTCTCCATCCTGTTTCCCCTATTACTGAAATATCATGGTTATTCATCCATCATTGTCGGAAATAGATCTACTCCAACTTCACACACACCATACGATGCCAACCACATCGTTTATAATTGCTCTCGTTCTGTTGGACTACGCTGTCCCATGACAAAGACTGGAAGTTCGCAGCGTCGAGCGTCGACGCCGCGCGAACGCGATTGTAGTACCTCTCGCCGTTCGGGGGACGACGCGACGTTGCTGACCGACGGCGGTGTCGCCCGTAGTTCGACCGACGAATGCATGCGAACAGTCGTCAGCGACGCATATCGCTTCTTCGAGACGTTCGAAACCGACGCCGGGCTGATCCCGGACAACGTCGTCCTCGACGACGGTGATGTCGTCGACATCGATACTCGAACCTCGCCATCGAACGTAGCGATGGATATGCTCAGTACGGTCGCCGCCGCCGAGCTCGACATCATCGAGAACTCGACGGCCCGCGACCGGCTTCGCACGACGCTCTCGACGCTCGAAGGCGTCGAGAAGTGGAACGGTCTGTTCTACCGCTGGTACGACGCCGAAGATGGATCGCTTGCGGTTCACGAGTCGGCGCGCCACATTTCGACGGTCGACAACGGCCACCTGACTGCCGCGTTTGCTGTCGTTGCACAGGCGTTCCCCGACCTTCACGACGCCGCTCGATCGCTGCTCGAAGCCGAGGACTATTCGGGCTTTCTCGCGGACGACGGCACGATGCTGGGCGCGTACTACTTCGACCGTGACGGTGACGGTCCGGGGTTCAGCGAGTGGGCGTACGACCAGATCAACAGCGAACCTCGCGTTGCCAGCTACGTCGCCATCGGGAAGGGTGACTTCCCGGAATCGCACTGGTGGCAGCCGCGCAGGACCGCGCTCCCGGACGAATCGGAGTACCAGCAACGTCCTGACGGCGAGTGGCGGA from Natronoarchaeum philippinense carries:
- a CDS encoding glucoamylase family protein, producing the protein MRTVVSDAYRFFETFETDAGLIPDNVVLDDGDVVDIDTRTSPSNVAMDMLSTVAAAELDIIENSTARDRLRTTLSTLEGVEKWNGLFYRWYDAEDGSLAVHESARHISTVDNGHLTAAFAVVAQAFPDLHDAARSLLEAEDYSGFLADDGTMLGAYYFDRDGDGPGFSEWAYDQINSEPRVASYVAIGKGDFPESHWWQPRRTALPDESEYQQRPDGEWRSYDGVEVFEGCYEYAGNRAVPTWGGAMFEALMPSLFIKEKELSPGAWAPNNYNHVQAHRAFAAENDWPVWGLSSCGLPDGYGTFGVPQLGEWDGRYEGGPWVTPHAVGLAAMYDPEAAAEALDSLVELGVDGPYGLYDSVNAETGEVTEKYYSLDQGMLLSGLANALTDGALREYFHADPVGSRPEHLLEREQFSL
- a CDS encoding IclR family transcriptional regulator translates to MTENSEIKAVQTAFEVVSEIREADGAVGVSELARQLDIPVSTVHSHLKTLHDCEYVVRREQKYDIGYRFLEDGGHRRSQTRLYQYAKPKVDQLADEFEDKVSLCVFDHGYSAHVYIAKGDETVETDTFTGVRLPIHTSAGGKAILASLPEERVEDVIERRGLDEHGPNTITSREELLTELDQIREEEMAYGRQERIEGIRSVAAPITQEGDQPDAAISVAAPISRMTGERFEETIPERLTNIAQTISIKLRYA